The Brassica napus cultivar Da-Ae chromosome C7, Da-Ae, whole genome shotgun sequence genomic interval ACAGAATCAAAGCAGAGATACTACTCCTAAGCAGAGGCTACTTTAGTAGTTAATTTATGTGTGTATAAGAAAGGGTACAATTTCAACTATtctgtaagaagaagaaaaaaacaatcgtGTATGGATTTAGCTTCACTCTTTAAAAGTTCTTCTCCATGAACCATAAATAGATTTCACTTAACAAGATGATGAGCTAAATCGGATGAATTGACAACATTAAGTGGATGTGTATACCATATCAAAATAGGGGTTAGTCGTTTGAAACACGAACAACCAAACCAGAAGTGGTTTGAAAAGTTTTGAGGTGACCGGAGCCAATGAGATCTCGTATGTGAAATCTCATATCAAGAGGAGAGTAGCGGAGTCGTCTCTTTTCAAGCTCGGCCAAGAACATCTCTTTATGTCGCTTTCGCTTTAGCAACGAGAGCAGCTCCTTCCTTCCCTGATCATATCAGATTGAGAGAGTAAGAGAAAAAGGTTGACGATCACTTACGAAGaaaagttttgttttattttaggaGGTTACCTGCAGTAAAGCCTTCCACAGTTTGCCAATACTGGGAATGGCGAACCAGTACATGTCTGGATCGATAAGTTGGCGTGTCTGAGAGAGAAAATGGTGTATGAAGAGTTAAAAAGAGAgcgaaaaaaaaagaggattaTTAATATTTACATACGAGAAGGCCAGCGTTGATTAAGAGAGTGATGTGCGCATCCTTCACCTTTCCGCCCAATGCCAAGAGCGAACACTGCATTGAGTTTTAGTTGAAAACTTTAGGCATCTATACAAGAGAGAATTTGGAttagaatagagagagagagagagagagagagagaggagtctCACAAGCTCATGATGTGCAATACTGGGTTCGAGTTTAGAATCAAGGACATGTTCTTTGAACCACTTGAAAATATCAGTATCACTCTGTTTATTCTCTTCCATCCTCTTTGCTATTCGATCCACCTTAAAACATATTGGAGTGGATTGATTACAAAGAAAGAAGATcaatatcaaaaatttaaaatagacgAGAAGGAAGGACAGCAGCAATAGCAGAGCCAACCTGGTAAAGATAGTCATCCAGAAAGATGATGGCATGATCATCTTGTCCAGTGTTGAGTTTGAAAACACGAACAGCTTTATCCCTTCGTAACCACTGCACGAAATAGAGATGATCAAAGATAGAATCCAAAAGTAGGAACTTTTCAAAAGGAAACTATATGGTTGGTTAGAGAAAGGGAAAGCAATACCTCAAGTTCTCTATCGACTTGGGTTCTATCGTTGAGGCTACTGTACAATTGCGACTGTAATATGAATGGCGGCACCGAAGCCTAAGCAGTTGATGAGACAAAGTAAACGAGACCGGGACTCCAATTTCAAGACAAGAGAGAATGTCGAATTGATTTTAATAAGAGATGGAATGGAACCTGGTCAATGCGAGGAAACTGAGCCCGCATCATCCGAAGCGCCACAGAAGTATCGCTAAAGGTAAGTTCATCCTCTTCGTACCCGCAAAACCCAATCCTAAGTCAGGCTACATACAATCATCTCTCAACAATTAACAAAATCGAGGGGAAGGATTCGACGACTCACGGAGAGAAAAACATTCAGCGTGACTGCAACCaacttcctcctcttcctctc includes:
- the LOC106380696 gene encoding serine/threonine-protein kinase 19 homolog isoform X2 — encoded protein: MFFSPIGFCGYEEDELTFSDTSVALRMMRAQFPRIDQASVPPFILQSQLYSSLNDRTQVDRELEWLRRDKAVRVFKLNTGQDDHAIIFLDDYLYQVDRIAKRMEENKQSDTDIFKWFKEHVLDSKLEPSIAHHELCSLLALGGKVKDAHITLLINAGLLTRQLIDPDMYWFAIPSIGKLWKALLQGRKELLSLLKRKRHKEMFLAELEKRRLRYSPLDMRFHIRDLIGSGHLKTFQTTSGLVVRVSND
- the LOC106380696 gene encoding serine/threonine-protein kinase 19 homolog isoform X1, translated to MKNITNPETSVAAAGGKKRRREEEEEVGCSHAECFSLQDELTFSDTSVALRMMRAQFPRIDQASVPPFILQSQLYSSLNDRTQVDRELEWLRRDKAVRVFKLNTGQDDHAIIFLDDYLYQVDRIAKRMEENKQSDTDIFKWFKEHVLDSKLEPSIAHHELCSLLALGGKVKDAHITLLINAGLLTRQLIDPDMYWFAIPSIGKLWKALLQGRKELLSLLKRKRHKEMFLAELEKRRLRYSPLDMRFHIRDLIGSGHLKTFQTTSGLVVRVSND